One genomic region from Arthrobacter pigmenti encodes:
- a CDS encoding OsmC family protein, which produces MNLSEHHYRVDVVWTGNRGEGTTSYRSYSRDHEVSSAGVPTIEGSADPTFHGNAARWNPEQLLLAALSQCHMLSYLHMAAKHDVVVVGYQDAAEGVMRLNPDGSGEFVSVTLKPRVTIQGATGKHTAQSIHHDAAAACFIGRSVNFPVRHEPVVLVETVESRQR; this is translated from the coding sequence ATGAACCTCTCCGAACACCATTACCGGGTGGATGTCGTCTGGACCGGAAACCGCGGGGAGGGAACCACCAGTTACCGGTCCTACAGCCGCGACCACGAGGTGTCTTCGGCAGGCGTCCCAACGATCGAAGGTTCCGCTGACCCGACGTTCCACGGCAACGCGGCGCGCTGGAATCCCGAGCAACTACTCCTCGCCGCTCTTTCCCAGTGCCACATGCTGTCCTACCTGCACATGGCGGCGAAGCACGACGTCGTCGTTGTCGGCTACCAGGATGCCGCTGAGGGCGTTATGCGACTGAATCCGGACGGAAGCGGCGAATTTGTGAGCGTAACGCTGAAGCCGCGCGTCACTATTCAAGGCGCCACGGGCAAGCACACCGCCCAGTCCATTCACCACGACGCCGCTGCCGCCTGCTTCATTGGGCGCTCAGTAAACTTCCCGGTCCGGCACGAGCCCGTTGTGCTCGTCGAAACGGTTGAGAGCCGGCAACGCTAG
- the pepN gene encoding aminopeptidase N: MNLTRDEARQRAATVSVHSYAINLDLTRGDSVFGSTTVVSFDAEAGSSTFIDAITAAVHRVTLNGVDLNVDDVADGVRIRLDNLAASNELVVDADMLYMNTGEGLHRFVDPVDNEVYLYTQFEVPDSRRVFAVFEQPDLKATFRFTVTAPSHWDVISNSPTPAPVEAGSAEDGGARSTWAFEPTPVLSSYVTALIAGPYQAVRSELTSSDGRIIPLGVFARKSLMQHLDAENVFKLTRQGFEFFEAQFGTPYPFEKYDQLFVPEFNAGAMENAGAVTFLESYVFRSRVTEATIERRAITILHELAHMWFGDLVTMRWWNDLWLNESFAEFMSTLASAEATEFTQSWTTFASLEKAWAYRQDQLPSTHPIVAPINDLEDVQVNFDGITYAKGASVLKQLVAWVGQDHFMQGVREYFSKHAWSNTELSDLLTELEKASGRDLKEWSAQWLETAGVNTLRAEIGYDDDGAIASFAVLQSAVADYPTIRPHRLAIGFYNLNDDGKLERSHRVELDVAGESTDVPDLLGLRRPDLVLLNDDDLAYAKIRLDEHSLRTATRHLKDFSESLPRTLVWASAWDAARDGETPARDYVELILQNIASESDSSVVLVLLRQLATTLTFYVDPNDRQAMEIAAADSLWDLARGAAAGSDSQLQFVKGFAVHAQTDSQLDTVASILDGSEVPSGLAVDADLRWELLTSLVVGGRKTQTDIDAELERDATATGALAAAQAKAAIPTAEGKAAAWAAIVESSDMPNAAQRSAIAGFTRVHDTSLLEPFAEKYFAAAKDVWATRTHEIAQQIIVGLYPSRLTNQSTLDATEAFLGTLDADLASLRRLTLENRDGVARALRAQAADR; the protein is encoded by the coding sequence ATGAACCTGACGCGGGACGAAGCACGCCAGCGCGCGGCCACAGTCAGCGTCCACAGCTACGCCATCAACCTTGATCTCACCCGTGGAGATTCCGTTTTCGGCTCGACCACCGTCGTGTCCTTCGACGCCGAAGCGGGCTCGTCGACCTTCATCGACGCAATCACCGCGGCGGTGCACCGCGTCACCCTCAATGGTGTTGACCTCAACGTCGACGATGTGGCCGACGGCGTCCGCATCCGGTTGGATAATCTCGCGGCGTCGAACGAACTGGTTGTCGACGCCGACATGCTCTATATGAACACCGGTGAGGGACTTCACCGCTTCGTGGACCCGGTGGACAACGAGGTCTACCTGTACACGCAGTTCGAAGTACCCGATTCGCGCCGCGTCTTCGCGGTGTTCGAGCAGCCGGATCTGAAGGCAACCTTCCGTTTCACCGTGACGGCGCCGTCGCACTGGGATGTCATCTCCAACTCACCGACGCCCGCGCCGGTCGAAGCAGGCTCCGCAGAGGACGGCGGCGCCCGCTCAACCTGGGCCTTCGAACCGACCCCCGTGCTCTCCTCGTACGTGACGGCTCTCATCGCCGGGCCATACCAGGCGGTACGCAGTGAGCTGACCAGTTCGGACGGCCGCATCATCCCGCTGGGCGTCTTCGCGCGGAAGTCCCTGATGCAGCATCTGGACGCCGAGAACGTCTTCAAGCTCACGCGCCAGGGCTTCGAATTCTTCGAGGCACAGTTCGGCACGCCGTACCCCTTCGAGAAGTACGACCAGCTGTTCGTCCCCGAGTTCAACGCGGGCGCCATGGAGAACGCCGGAGCCGTCACCTTCCTTGAAAGTTACGTTTTCCGCTCCCGGGTCACCGAGGCCACGATCGAACGCCGGGCCATTACCATCCTTCACGAACTGGCACACATGTGGTTCGGCGACCTCGTTACCATGCGCTGGTGGAACGACCTGTGGCTCAATGAGTCCTTCGCTGAATTCATGTCCACACTCGCCTCGGCCGAAGCAACTGAGTTCACTCAGTCATGGACCACGTTCGCTTCGCTTGAGAAGGCGTGGGCGTACCGCCAGGACCAGCTTCCGTCCACTCACCCGATCGTCGCTCCGATCAACGACCTCGAGGACGTGCAGGTCAACTTCGACGGCATCACCTACGCCAAGGGCGCCTCAGTACTGAAGCAGCTCGTTGCCTGGGTTGGGCAGGACCATTTCATGCAGGGGGTGCGTGAGTACTTCTCGAAACACGCCTGGTCGAATACGGAACTCTCCGACCTGCTGACGGAGCTGGAAAAGGCAAGCGGCCGGGATCTCAAGGAGTGGTCCGCACAGTGGCTGGAAACAGCCGGTGTGAACACCCTGCGTGCCGAGATCGGTTACGACGACGACGGCGCCATCGCCTCCTTCGCTGTGCTGCAGTCGGCTGTGGCTGACTATCCCACGATCCGGCCGCACCGGCTGGCAATCGGCTTCTACAACCTCAACGACGACGGAAAGCTGGAGCGTTCCCATCGGGTGGAGCTCGATGTCGCGGGCGAAAGCACCGACGTGCCGGATCTTCTCGGCCTTCGACGCCCGGACCTCGTGCTCCTGAATGACGACGATCTCGCCTACGCGAAGATCCGGCTCGACGAGCACTCCTTACGCACGGCCACCCGCCACCTGAAGGACTTCAGCGAATCGCTCCCCCGGACCCTCGTGTGGGCTTCGGCGTGGGACGCTGCGAGGGACGGTGAGACACCCGCACGCGATTACGTCGAGCTGATCCTGCAGAACATCGCCTCGGAATCGGACTCCTCCGTGGTCCTGGTGCTGCTGCGCCAACTCGCAACCACGCTGACCTTCTACGTCGACCCGAATGACCGTCAGGCAATGGAGATCGCCGCAGCCGACAGCCTGTGGGATCTTGCACGCGGAGCTGCTGCAGGATCCGATTCACAGCTTCAGTTCGTCAAGGGATTCGCCGTACATGCGCAGACCGACTCCCAGTTGGATACGGTCGCGTCCATTCTGGACGGTTCGGAAGTACCCTCGGGTCTTGCAGTCGACGCCGACCTGCGCTGGGAGTTGCTGACTTCGCTGGTTGTAGGCGGCCGCAAGACGCAGACGGATATCGACGCCGAACTCGAACGGGATGCGACTGCCACAGGTGCGCTGGCCGCTGCCCAGGCAAAAGCGGCCATTCCCACGGCGGAGGGGAAAGCCGCCGCATGGGCTGCCATCGTCGAAAGCTCGGACATGCCCAACGCGGCGCAACGATCCGCCATTGCAGGTTTCACCCGGGTACACGACACCTCCCTGCTCGAACCCTTCGCCGAGAAGTACTTCGCCGCTGCAAAGGATGTCTGGGCCACCCGCACACACGAAATCGCCCAGCAGATCATCGTGGGCCTGTATCCGTCACGCCTGACCAACCAGTCGACACTGGATGCGACGGAGGCCTTCCTCGGTACCCTCGATGCTGACCTCGCGTCGCTTCGCCGCCTCACCCTGGAGAACCGGGACGGGGTAGCGCGCGCACTCCGCGCTCAAGCCGCAGACAGGTAA